In Alteribacter lacisalsi, a genomic segment contains:
- the thiI gene encoding tRNA uracil 4-sulfurtransferase ThiI: MKQMTYDHILVRYAELSLKGKNRSQFEKRLQHNVRTALKTSFPEVKVKRSFGRMFVQLNGHDEQGVSKVLKGLFGIHSISPALKLENDIDLIREGAVYAIKDALPAEKGTFKVTSKRIDKTFPVRSQKLNRELGAEVLKNTKEIQVDVHNPNVELRVEVRQDGTYLTCRTEYGPGGLPTGTGGKVMLMLSGGIDSPVAGYQMFKRGVEMEAIHFHSPPFTNERALQKVKDLTKVLSRYAGTEIRLHVVPFTEAQKQIHDAVPGEYEMTIMRRVMLRIAEKVAGKRDALALVNGESLGQVASQTLDSMHTINEVTNMPILRPLVAMDKQEVIEIAQKIDTYELSILPYEDCCTIFLPPQTKTKPNRNKANRFESSLDLDAIVKEAAEGTYEQKLSSAEELDKEFEDLL; encoded by the coding sequence ATGAAGCAGATGACGTATGATCACATTCTTGTCCGATACGCAGAACTGTCCCTGAAAGGGAAAAACCGCAGCCAGTTCGAAAAAAGACTCCAGCATAATGTGAGGACGGCGCTGAAGACATCCTTTCCCGAAGTGAAAGTAAAACGGTCTTTCGGGAGAATGTTTGTTCAGCTTAATGGGCATGATGAACAAGGTGTTTCAAAAGTGCTGAAAGGGCTCTTCGGAATTCATTCAATCAGCCCCGCTCTGAAGCTTGAAAATGACATTGATCTGATCCGTGAAGGAGCCGTTTATGCTATAAAGGACGCGCTTCCTGCTGAAAAAGGAACATTTAAGGTAACATCGAAGCGGATTGACAAGACATTTCCGGTACGGTCCCAGAAGCTCAATCGCGAACTGGGAGCGGAAGTGCTTAAAAATACAAAAGAAATCCAAGTGGATGTTCATAATCCCAATGTGGAACTCAGAGTAGAAGTGCGTCAGGATGGAACGTATCTTACCTGCCGAACGGAATATGGCCCTGGCGGACTTCCGACTGGCACAGGCGGAAAAGTGATGCTGATGCTGTCCGGAGGAATTGACAGCCCGGTTGCAGGTTATCAGATGTTTAAGCGCGGGGTTGAAATGGAGGCCATCCATTTTCACAGTCCGCCATTTACAAACGAACGGGCCCTTCAGAAAGTAAAGGATCTGACGAAGGTACTTTCACGTTATGCAGGCACAGAGATTCGTCTGCATGTTGTTCCGTTTACTGAGGCGCAAAAACAGATTCATGATGCCGTGCCCGGAGAATATGAGATGACGATTATGAGAAGAGTTATGCTCAGGATTGCTGAGAAAGTGGCCGGAAAGCGCGATGCGCTGGCTCTTGTGAATGGAGAAAGTCTTGGTCAGGTGGCGAGTCAGACACTCGACAGTATGCATACCATCAATGAAGTAACGAACATGCCGATTCTGAGGCCACTGGTGGCCATGGATAAACAGGAAGTAATTGAAATTGCGCAGAAAATCGACACGTATGAGCTCTCTATCCTTCCTTATGAGGACTGCTGTACAATTTTTCTTCCGCCGCAGACGAAAACAAAGCCTAACCGTAACAAAGCGAACAGATTTGAAAGTTCTCTTGATCTTGACGCCATTGTAAAAGAGGCTGCCGAAGGAACTTATGAACAAAAACTGTCCTCTGCAGAGGAACTGGATAAGGAGTTTGAAGACCTGCTCTAG
- a CDS encoding alpha/beta-type small acid-soluble spore protein has translation MANNRSSNQLVVPGVQQALDQMKYEIAQEFGVELGPDSTARANGSVGGEITKRLVQQAEQQLGGRQ, from the coding sequence ATGGCAAACAACAGAAGCTCTAATCAACTAGTAGTTCCTGGTGTCCAGCAGGCTCTTGATCAAATGAAGTACGAAATCGCTCAGGAATTCGGTGTAGAACTTGGCCCGGATTCTACTGCTCGCGCTAACGGTTCCGTTGGTGGTGAGATCACTAAGCGTCTTGTTCAGCAAGCTGAGCAGCAACTAGGTGGTCGTCAATAA